One part of the Anopheles coustani chromosome 2, idAnoCousDA_361_x.2, whole genome shotgun sequence genome encodes these proteins:
- the LOC131262102 gene encoding proton-coupled amino acid transporter-like protein CG1139, with translation MDNYKKKTPGRVQHLEYTQIRPQFTGSSKSDLPAIIFGRMKSDQNEVPVQTAAGSTLPLVDMIKDDEEAGSYNPFEHRKLTHPTTDMETLVHLLKGSLGSGILAMPLAFVNAGLWFGLVATIAIGAICTYCIHILVRCSQILCRRAQLPSLGFADVAEVAFLAGPEQLKKYSRLARFIINLFLVIDLIGCCCIYIVFVATNLKQVVDHYTQSYWDVRIYILLLLGPLILINLIRKLKYLTPFSMIANLLIASGVGITLYYILSDLPPIAERKAMAEVQHLPMFFGTVIFALEGIGVVMSLENNMKNPQNFIGCPGVLNTGMSVVVMLYASVGFLGYLKYGDETKGSITLNLPVEDVLAQMVKLMIALAIFLTYTLQFYVPMEIIWKNIKGNFNEHQNAAEYTLRIGLVILTVIIAAALPNLGPFITLIGAVCLSTLGLMFPAVIELVTFYEKPGYGRFNWVLWKNLFLILFGVVGFVTGTYVSIVEFSEHLQEV, from the exons ATGGATAACTACAAGAAGAAAACACCCGGCCGGGTGCAGCATCTGGAATATACT CAAATCCGGCCCCAATTTACCGGTAGCAGTAAGTCAGACCTCCCAGCGATTATCTTTGGCCGCATGAAGTCCGATCAGAATGAGGTGCCGGTGCAGACGGCCGCCGGCTCGACCCTCCCGTTGGTCGATATGATCAAGGATGACGAGGAAGCCGGCTCGTACAACCCCTTCGAGCATCGGAAGCTAACCCATCCGACGACCGATATGGAAACGCTGGTGCACCTGCTGAAGGGTTCGCTCGGCTCGGGTATCCTCGCTATGCCGCTAGCGTTCGTGAACGCCGGTCTGTGGTTCGGGCTGGTGGCCACGATTGCGATCGGTGCCATCTGCACATACTGTATCCATATCCTAGTACGCTGCTCGCAGATCTTGTGTCGACGGGCTCAACTGCCTTCGCTCGGATTTGCTGATGTGGCAGAGGTGGCGTTCCTGGCTGGGCCGGAACAGCTGAAGAAGTACTCCCGGCTGGCACGATTCATCATAAACTTGTTCCTGGTAATCGATCTGATCGGATGCTGTTGCATCTACATCGTATTTGTTGCCACCAACCTGAAGCAGGTCGTCGACCACTACACTCAATCGTACTGGGACGTGCGCATCTacatcctgctgctgctgggcccGCTGATTCTGATCAATCTCATCCGTAAGCTGAAGTATCTGACGCCGTTCTCGATGATCGCAAACCTTCTGATCGCTTCTGGCGTTGGCATCACCCTGTACTACATCCTGTCCGATCTGCCCCCAATCGCGGAACGCAAGGCCATGGCTGAGGTACAGCATCTGCCCATGTTCTTCGGCACGGTCATCTTCGCACTGGAAGGCATCGGTGTAGTGATGTCGCTCGAGAACAACATGAAGAACCCGCAGAACTTCATCGGGTGCCCGGGAGTGCTGAACACTGGCATGTCGGTTGTGGTGATGCTGTATGCTTCCGTCGGTTTCCTCGGATATCTGAAGTATGGTGATGAAACAAAGGGTAGCATTACGTTGAATCTTCCAGTAGAAGATGT TTTGGCTCAGATGGTGAAGCTGATGATCGCACTGGCCATTTTCCTGACCTACACCCTGCAGTTCTACGTGCCCATGGAAATCATCTGGAAGAACATCAAGGGTAACTTCAATGAACACCAGAACGCGGCCGAATACACGCTACGAATTGGACTTGTG attCTCACGGTCATCATCGCTGCTGCTCTGCCGAACCTTGGTCCGTTCATCACCCTCATCGGAGCCGTCTGCCTCAGCACGCTCGGACTGATGTTCCCGGCCGTGATCGAGCTCGTCACCTTCTACGAAAAGCCCGGCTACGGCCGATTCAACTGGGTCCTGTGGAAGAACCTGTTCCTCATCCTGTTCGGTGTGGTCGGCTTCGTCACCGGAACGTACGTCAGTATTGTGGAATTCTCCGAGCACCTTCAGGAGGTCTAA